Within the Geotoga petraea genome, the region AATTAGTAGAGATGTCTTATTAGATATTATTAAAAAATCAATCAAAAGTGCTTATAAGAAAAATTATGGAACTAAAAATGTAGAAGTTGAAATGGACGATAAACTATCTAAGTTAAATGTTTATCAAGTATGGCATGTTGTGGAAGAAGTAGAAGACGAACATGAAGAAATATCCTTAGAAGAAGCAAAACAAATTGATCATAAAGCCCAATTAGGTGGAATAATAAGAAAAAAAATAAATTTAAAAAAAGATTTTAAAAGAATAGCTGCTCAAACTGCAAAACAAGTTATTCTTCAAAATATTAAAGAATTAGAGAAAAAAGCTTTATATGAAAAGTACGTTTCTTTAAAAGACAAAATAACAAATGCCGAAATAATAAAAGTAAATCCTAATTTTGCAGAGATTAGAATAGGAAAATTAGAAACAAAATTACCAGATAAAGAAATGATCCCTGGAGAAAAATTAAATGCTGGAGATCTTGTAAAAGTACATGTAAAAGATATACAACAAACTACAAAAGGACCCAAAATCTTAGTTACTCGAGTAACTGCAGAATTGGTAGAAGA harbors:
- the nusA gene encoding transcription termination factor NusA, which encodes MNINLLEALDTFEREKGISRDVLLDIIKKSIKSAYKKNYGTKNVEVEMDDKLSKLNVYQVWHVVEEVEDEHEEISLEEAKQIDHKAQLGGIIRKKINLKKDFKRIAAQTAKQVILQNIKELEKKALYEKYVSLKDKITNAEIIKVNPNFAEIRIGKLETKLPDKEMIPGEKLNAGDLVKVHVKDIQQTTKGPKILVTRVTAELVEDLLRSIVPEIGEGLVDIVKIYREPGIRTKVAVKSNDPDIDAVGACIGENSMRINELISELKVEKVDIINYSEDPEQFIKNALAPAEVKKIIINEKENHATVYVPETQFSLAIGKGGQTARTAAKITGWKIDIHTL